A stretch of Hoplias malabaricus isolate fHopMal1 chromosome 10, fHopMal1.hap1, whole genome shotgun sequence DNA encodes these proteins:
- the si:ch211-149k23.9 gene encoding germ cell-specific gene 1-like protein isoform X4 encodes MKNCGQNNSEPYTTESPTPDPRGPSNRTISPKRREELARIRQRQLANAVHYIWETGEDKYMFRYFHTGFWESCEKHADGERCRSFLDLTPGETHGVLWLSMVSEFMYISLLGMGFLLMWLEVLCSHKEMHALKINAFAAICTVLSGLMGMVAHMMYTTVFQLTVIVGPKDWRPQSWDYGWSFALAWVSFSCCMGAAVLTMNSYTKTIMELRHRQRLRVEDCRAAGRAPAYEEVVPGGLYSVSGLLHCPDAVGDSVWAGGTLDAVRNGDVPTLVLVGGCGPEGCEDCEREMDEMEEAMERERTDSPC; translated from the exons ATGAAGAACTGTGGCCAGAACAACAGTGAGCCTTACACCACAG AAAGCCCCACCCCGGACCCCCGGGGACCATCTAATCGAACAATTTCCCCAAAAAGGAGAGAAGAACTGGCCAGAATTCGGCAGAGACAGCTGGCAAATGCTGTGCACTACATCTGGGAGACGGGAGAGGACAAATACATGTTCAGATATTTCCACACAGGCTTCTGGGAATCCTGTGAAAAACATGCTGATG GGGAAAGATGTCGGAGTTTCCTTGATTTAACCCCGGGAGAAACACATG GTGTTCTGTGGTTGTCCATGGTTTCAGAGTTCATGTACATCAGTTTGTTGGGTATGGGCTTCCTGTTGATGTGGCTGGAGGTTCTGTGTTCTCATAAAGAAATGCATGCACTCAAAATCAATGCCTTTGCCGCCATATGCACTGTACTGTCAG GTCTGATGGGAATGGTGGCCCATATGATGTACACTACAGTTTTCCAGTTGACTGTTATTGTTGGGCCTAAAGACTGGAGGCCACAGAGTTGGGATTATGGATGGTCATTTGC TTTGGCATGGGTCTCATTTAGCTGCTGTATGGGTGCTGCTGTCCTGACAATGAACTCTTACACCAAAACCATCATGGAGCTGAGGCACAGGCAGAGACTGCGGGTGGAGGACTGCAGGGCAGCCGGCCGGGCCCCTGCCTACGAAGAGGTAGTACCCGGAGGTCTGTACTCCGTCAGTGGCCTGCTGCACTGCCCTGACGCTGTGGGAGACTCTGTATGGGCAGGTGGAACCCTGGATGCTGTAAGGAATGGAGATGTTCCTACCCTGGTGCTAGTGGGAGGCTGCGGACCAGAGGGATGCGAGgactgtgagagagaaatggatGAAATGGAAGAAGccatggagagagaaagaacagactCTCCTTGTTAA
- the si:ch211-149k23.9 gene encoding germ cell-specific gene 1-like protein isoform X2: MLDHMPRRSRSLLSLSLTSLALALSVLAFCTSYWCEGTHKVVKPLCLSPVKMKNCGQNNSEPYTTESPTPDPRGPSNRTISPKRREELARIRQRQLANAVHYIWETGEDKYMFRYFHTGFWESCEKHADGERCRSFLDLTPGETHGVLWLSMVSEFMYISLLGMGFLLMWLEVLCSHKEMHALKINAFAAICTVLSGLMGMVAHMMYTTVFQLTVIVGPKDWRPQSWDYGWSFALAWVSFSCCMGAAVLTMNSYTKTIMELRHRQRLRVEDCRAAGRAPAYEEVVPGGLYSVSGLLHCPDAVGDSVWAGGTLDAVRNGDVPTLVLVGGCGPEGCEDCEREMDEMEEAMERERTDSPC, encoded by the exons ATGTTGGATCACATGCCTCGGCGTTCtcgctctctcctctctctctcgctcacctctctcgctctcgctctctctgttctggCTTTCTGCACTTCTTACTGGTGCGAAGGGACGCACAAAGTTGTCAAACCCCTCTGCCTGTCACCTGTCAAGATGAAGAACTGTGGCCAGAACAACAGTGAGCCTTACACCACAG AAAGCCCCACCCCGGACCCCCGGGGACCATCTAATCGAACAATTTCCCCAAAAAGGAGAGAAGAACTGGCCAGAATTCGGCAGAGACAGCTGGCAAATGCTGTGCACTACATCTGGGAGACGGGAGAGGACAAATACATGTTCAGATATTTCCACACAGGCTTCTGGGAATCCTGTGAAAAACATGCTGATG GGGAAAGATGTCGGAGTTTCCTTGATTTAACCCCGGGAGAAACACATG GTGTTCTGTGGTTGTCCATGGTTTCAGAGTTCATGTACATCAGTTTGTTGGGTATGGGCTTCCTGTTGATGTGGCTGGAGGTTCTGTGTTCTCATAAAGAAATGCATGCACTCAAAATCAATGCCTTTGCCGCCATATGCACTGTACTGTCAG GTCTGATGGGAATGGTGGCCCATATGATGTACACTACAGTTTTCCAGTTGACTGTTATTGTTGGGCCTAAAGACTGGAGGCCACAGAGTTGGGATTATGGATGGTCATTTGC TTTGGCATGGGTCTCATTTAGCTGCTGTATGGGTGCTGCTGTCCTGACAATGAACTCTTACACCAAAACCATCATGGAGCTGAGGCACAGGCAGAGACTGCGGGTGGAGGACTGCAGGGCAGCCGGCCGGGCCCCTGCCTACGAAGAGGTAGTACCCGGAGGTCTGTACTCCGTCAGTGGCCTGCTGCACTGCCCTGACGCTGTGGGAGACTCTGTATGGGCAGGTGGAACCCTGGATGCTGTAAGGAATGGAGATGTTCCTACCCTGGTGCTAGTGGGAGGCTGCGGACCAGAGGGATGCGAGgactgtgagagagaaatggatGAAATGGAAGAAGccatggagagagaaagaacagactCTCCTTGTTAA
- the si:ch211-149k23.9 gene encoding germ cell-specific gene 1-like protein isoform X3, with product MAVIGTTNTILSSVKVERQTSGSNHYYTMLDHMPRRSRSLLSLSLTSLALALSVLAFCTSYWCEGTHKVVKPLCLSPVKMKNCGQNNSEPYTTESPTPDPRGPSNRTISPKRREELARIRQRQLANAVHYIWETGEDKYMFRYFHTGFWESCEKHADGERCRSFLDLTPGETHGVLWLSMVSEFMYISLLGLMGMVAHMMYTTVFQLTVIVGPKDWRPQSWDYGWSFALAWVSFSCCMGAAVLTMNSYTKTIMELRHRQRLRVEDCRAAGRAPAYEEVVPGGLYSVSGLLHCPDAVGDSVWAGGTLDAVRNGDVPTLVLVGGCGPEGCEDCEREMDEMEEAMERERTDSPC from the exons ATGGCGGTTATAGGAACTACAAATACTATTCTATCTTCTGTTAAAGTGGAGAggcagacgtctggttccaatCACTACTATA CCATGTTGGATCACATGCCTCGGCGTTCtcgctctctcctctctctctcgctcacctctctcgctctcgctctctctgttctggCTTTCTGCACTTCTTACTGGTGCGAAGGGACGCACAAAGTTGTCAAACCCCTCTGCCTGTCACCTGTCAAGATGAAGAACTGTGGCCAGAACAACAGTGAGCCTTACACCACAG AAAGCCCCACCCCGGACCCCCGGGGACCATCTAATCGAACAATTTCCCCAAAAAGGAGAGAAGAACTGGCCAGAATTCGGCAGAGACAGCTGGCAAATGCTGTGCACTACATCTGGGAGACGGGAGAGGACAAATACATGTTCAGATATTTCCACACAGGCTTCTGGGAATCCTGTGAAAAACATGCTGATG GGGAAAGATGTCGGAGTTTCCTTGATTTAACCCCGGGAGAAACACATG GTGTTCTGTGGTTGTCCATGGTTTCAGAGTTCATGTACATCAGTTTGTTGG GTCTGATGGGAATGGTGGCCCATATGATGTACACTACAGTTTTCCAGTTGACTGTTATTGTTGGGCCTAAAGACTGGAGGCCACAGAGTTGGGATTATGGATGGTCATTTGC TTTGGCATGGGTCTCATTTAGCTGCTGTATGGGTGCTGCTGTCCTGACAATGAACTCTTACACCAAAACCATCATGGAGCTGAGGCACAGGCAGAGACTGCGGGTGGAGGACTGCAGGGCAGCCGGCCGGGCCCCTGCCTACGAAGAGGTAGTACCCGGAGGTCTGTACTCCGTCAGTGGCCTGCTGCACTGCCCTGACGCTGTGGGAGACTCTGTATGGGCAGGTGGAACCCTGGATGCTGTAAGGAATGGAGATGTTCCTACCCTGGTGCTAGTGGGAGGCTGCGGACCAGAGGGATGCGAGgactgtgagagagaaatggatGAAATGGAAGAAGccatggagagagaaagaacagactCTCCTTGTTAA
- the si:ch211-149k23.9 gene encoding germ cell-specific gene 1-like protein isoform X1 encodes MAVIGTTNTILSSVKVERQTSGSNHYYTMLDHMPRRSRSLLSLSLTSLALALSVLAFCTSYWCEGTHKVVKPLCLSPVKMKNCGQNNSEPYTTESPTPDPRGPSNRTISPKRREELARIRQRQLANAVHYIWETGEDKYMFRYFHTGFWESCEKHADGERCRSFLDLTPGETHGVLWLSMVSEFMYISLLGMGFLLMWLEVLCSHKEMHALKINAFAAICTVLSGLMGMVAHMMYTTVFQLTVIVGPKDWRPQSWDYGWSFALAWVSFSCCMGAAVLTMNSYTKTIMELRHRQRLRVEDCRAAGRAPAYEEVVPGGLYSVSGLLHCPDAVGDSVWAGGTLDAVRNGDVPTLVLVGGCGPEGCEDCEREMDEMEEAMERERTDSPC; translated from the exons ATGGCGGTTATAGGAACTACAAATACTATTCTATCTTCTGTTAAAGTGGAGAggcagacgtctggttccaatCACTACTATA CCATGTTGGATCACATGCCTCGGCGTTCtcgctctctcctctctctctcgctcacctctctcgctctcgctctctctgttctggCTTTCTGCACTTCTTACTGGTGCGAAGGGACGCACAAAGTTGTCAAACCCCTCTGCCTGTCACCTGTCAAGATGAAGAACTGTGGCCAGAACAACAGTGAGCCTTACACCACAG AAAGCCCCACCCCGGACCCCCGGGGACCATCTAATCGAACAATTTCCCCAAAAAGGAGAGAAGAACTGGCCAGAATTCGGCAGAGACAGCTGGCAAATGCTGTGCACTACATCTGGGAGACGGGAGAGGACAAATACATGTTCAGATATTTCCACACAGGCTTCTGGGAATCCTGTGAAAAACATGCTGATG GGGAAAGATGTCGGAGTTTCCTTGATTTAACCCCGGGAGAAACACATG GTGTTCTGTGGTTGTCCATGGTTTCAGAGTTCATGTACATCAGTTTGTTGGGTATGGGCTTCCTGTTGATGTGGCTGGAGGTTCTGTGTTCTCATAAAGAAATGCATGCACTCAAAATCAATGCCTTTGCCGCCATATGCACTGTACTGTCAG GTCTGATGGGAATGGTGGCCCATATGATGTACACTACAGTTTTCCAGTTGACTGTTATTGTTGGGCCTAAAGACTGGAGGCCACAGAGTTGGGATTATGGATGGTCATTTGC TTTGGCATGGGTCTCATTTAGCTGCTGTATGGGTGCTGCTGTCCTGACAATGAACTCTTACACCAAAACCATCATGGAGCTGAGGCACAGGCAGAGACTGCGGGTGGAGGACTGCAGGGCAGCCGGCCGGGCCCCTGCCTACGAAGAGGTAGTACCCGGAGGTCTGTACTCCGTCAGTGGCCTGCTGCACTGCCCTGACGCTGTGGGAGACTCTGTATGGGCAGGTGGAACCCTGGATGCTGTAAGGAATGGAGATGTTCCTACCCTGGTGCTAGTGGGAGGCTGCGGACCAGAGGGATGCGAGgactgtgagagagaaatggatGAAATGGAAGAAGccatggagagagaaagaacagactCTCCTTGTTAA
- the atg12 gene encoding ubiquitin-like protein ATG12: MSDSAESPTESQKDEIQQNSADLAPTAISDEKKKIDVLLKAVGDTPIMKTKKWAVERGRTVQSLSQFISRFLKLEPSEQLFIYVNQSFAPSPDQEVGVLFECFGSDGKLVLHYCKSQAWG, from the exons ATGTCTGACAGCGCAGAGTCTCCTACGGAATCACAGAAAGATGAAATACAGCAGAACAGTGCGGATTTAGCGCCAACAGCGATTTCAGATGAGAAAAAGAAGA TTGATGTGCTCTTGAAGGCAGTTGGAGACACCCCCATAATGAAGACCAAAAAGTGGGctgtggagagagggaggactGTGCAGTCGCTTTCCCAGTTCATATCACGTTTCCTTAAACTCGAGCCTAGCGAACAACTG TTCATTTATGTCAATCAGTCCTTTGCTCCATCACCCGATCAAGAAGTAGGTGTGCTCTTTGAA TGTTTTGGCAGTGATGGAAAACTGGTTTTGCATTACTGCAAATCACAAGCCTGGGGATGA
- the cdc42ep5 gene encoding cdc42 effector protein 5: MPLHKSGRATRLDPTMISAPLGDFRHTMHIGRGGDAFGDTSFLSNCGPANPEMVKENTEPREPLRSVSSPTATPTEVHTPEMRLSQDDDEIEISYGSPSRLQHSESVSSFDLDLDLGPSILGDVLGVMDGLSLDWTTAGKEGGDGFIGDDMNEVNGIKSKGLRPKVRFSDKKEEIIGRIGGKTEIEFEKEQEICSVEGVQAIRSPVESTNHRPDHSPSPSSSMSSEYEGISPLDRRREDEESEGEGEVVGEQGYTFEDESDDEIGL; this comes from the exons ATGCCTCTGCACAAGTCGGGCCGGGCCACTCGGCTGGACCCCACCATGATCTCAGCACCGCTGGGAGACTTCCGCCATACGATGCATATCGGACGAGGTGGGGATGCCTTCGGGGATACGTCCTTTTTGTCCAACTGTGGACCAGCCAATCCTGAGATGGTGAAGGAAAACACAGAGCCCAGAG AGCCCCTGAGGTCAGTGTCATCTCCCACAGCGACGCCAACTGAAGTCCACACTCCAGAGATGAGACTGAGCCAAGATGATGATGAGATTGAGATTTCATATGGGTCTCCTTCAAGGCTCCAGCACTCTGAGTCTGTCTCCTCCTTTGACTTGGACCTTGATTTGGGGCCGTCGATTCTGGGTGATGTCCTGGGGGTGATGGACGGCCTTTCACTCGATTGGACAACAGCTGGAAAAGAGGGCGGAGATGGTTTTATTGGTGACGACATGAATGAAGTAAATGGCATCAAGTCCAAAGGCCTGAGGCCCAAGGTGAGGTTCAGTGACAAAAAGGAGGAGATTATCGGCAGAATCGGTGGCAAAACAGAGATTGAGTTTGAGAAGGAACAAGAAATATGCTCAGTTGAAGGTGTCCAGGCCATTCGAAGTCCTGTGGAATCGACCAATCATAGACCAGATCACAGCCCAAGCCCCTCTTCTTCCATGAGCTCAGAATACGAAGGTATCTCCCCATTGGACAGAAGGAGGGAGGACGAGGAGTCAGAAGGAGAAGGCGAAGTGGTTGGAGAACAGGGATATACCTTCGAGGATGAGTCTGATGATGAGATCGGACTTTAG
- the grwd1 gene encoding glutamate-rich WD repeat-containing protein 1: protein MAAPGEHVLNSEEEEDEGVEEMEEDEAEDGKEGKVFVPGLQPLEPGEELEMDRSAYRMYHECQTGAPCLSFDVLRDGEGDSRETFPLSMMLCAGTQADAALSNRLLVMRMYNLYGMEKDKDQDKEEEEENSDQESDEDEEEDKKPQMELAMMPHYGGINRVRVTQRGDQSLAAIWSEKGQVEIFDLRSQLEAVHSSTAMQAFIKQNKEATPLFSFAGHMTEGFAIDWSPKVPGRLVSGDCKKNIHVWEPREGGASWQIDQRPFSSHSKSVEDLQWSPNEATVFASCSVDQSIRIWDIRAPPNSMLSASEAHSSDVNVISWNRTEPFLLSGGDDGLLKVWDLRQFQSGRAVASFKQHSAPITSVQWNPVDSSVFAASGADDVVSQWDLSVESCDVGERAEALKELPPQLLFLHQGQKEVKEIHWHPQLPGTLISTALSGFNIFRTISV, encoded by the exons ATGGCGGCGCCCGGGGAACACGTGTTAAACtcagaagaagaggaggatgaaggaGTAGAGGAGATGGAGGAAGACGAGGCGGAAGATGGCAAGGAGGGAAAGGTGTTTGTGCCGGGCTTGCAGCCTTTGGAGCCCGGGGAAGAGCTGGAGATGGACCGCTCCGCGTACCGCATGTACCACGAGTGTCAGACAG GAGCTCCTTGTTTGAGTTTTGATGTGCTGCGAGATGGTGAGGGGGACAGTCGAGAGACATTTCCCCTCTCTATGATGCTGTGTGCAGGAACCCAAGCAGATGCAGCCCTCAGCAACAG ActtctagtcatgcgcatgtACAACCTCTATGGCATGGAAAAAGACAAAGACCAAGacaaggaggaagaggaggagaacagTGATCAAgaaagtgatgaagatgaggaggaagATAAGAAGCCTCAGATGGAACTGGCCATGATGCCTCACTATGGAGGAATAAATAGAGTCAGA GTGACACAGAGAGGTGACCAGTCATTAGCTGCTATATGGTCGGAGAAAGGACAGGTGGAGATCTTCGATCTTCGTTCTCAGCTGGAGGCGGTTCACAGTTCAACAGCCATGCAAGCGTTTATAAAGCAGAACAAAGAGGCTACGCCATTGTTCAGTTTTGCTGGTCACATGACAGAAGGCTTTGCCATTGATTGGTCTCCGAAAGTACCAG GTCGTCTGGTGAGTGGAGACTGTAAGAAGAATATTCACGTATGGGAACCAAGAGAGGGGGGAGCTTCCTGGCAGATTGACCAACGCCCTTTCAGTTCTCACTCCAAATCTGTGGAGGACCTCCAGTGGTCGCCCAATGAAGCTACA GTGTTTGCCTCTTGTTCAGTGGATCAGTCTATTCGCATTTGGGACATTAGAGCTCCACCCAACTCCATGCTCTCAGCCAGTGAGGCTCACTCCTCAGACGTCAACGTGATCAGCTGGAACCGAACAGAGCCTTTCCTGTTGTCGGGAGGAGACGACGGTCTTCTGAAGGTCTGGGACCTCAGACAGTTCCAG TCTGGGCGTGCAGTTGCCAGTTTTAAACAGCACAGTGCCCCCATCACCTCAGTCCAGTGGAACCCAGTGGACTCCAGCGTATTTGCTGCCTCAGGAGCCGATGATGTTGTCAGCCAATGGGATCTGTCTGTGGAGTCATGTGATGTTGGAGAAAGGGCTGAAGCATTAAAGGAGCTCCCTCCTCAGCTTTTGTTCCTCCACCAGGGTCAGAAAGAGGTGAAGGAGATCCACTGGCATCCACAGTTACCAGGAACTCTTATTTCCACAGCTCTGTCCGGCTTCAACATCTTCAGAACTATCTCagtgtga
- the zgc:174888 gene encoding uncharacterized protein zgc:174888 translates to MTLIVFLLLSIFTLRGRGCNEFHKGTARNFQHAINHEDNTGFPEVFPKNYVVPIPNASSQCGSNSQSDKCCVFIEALVLSHSWTDLLHHLERIHLKYSFIIELIKKLDDISSDAWSQETPDVSAFPRVNSSPRQLLNLTSALLSNWLKLNCPKGEKTCDFQSNFYTEEEDTMEKGNMDEAEATNELPTEGKSEKLWITVTPVNGDSGLYPSSGLVLWTSLRVMMDIILRNV, encoded by the exons ATGACACTCATAG tATTTCTTCTGCTGTCTATATTCACTCTCCGAGGACGAGGTTGTAATGAGTTTCACAAAGGAACAGCTCGAAATTTCCAGCACGCCATCAACCATGAGGACAACACTGGATTT CCAGAAGTTTTCCCGAAAAATTACGTGGTGCCGATTCCTAATGCCAGCTCACAGTGTGGGTCTAACAGCCAAAGTGACAAG TGCTGTGTGTTCATTGAGGCCCTGGTTCTGTCACATTCCTGGACAGACCTCTTACACCACCTTGAGAGGATTCACCTCAAATACAGTTTCATCATTGAACTGATAAAAAAGCTTGATGACATTTCTTCAGACGCATGG AGCCAGGAAACTCCAGATGTCTCTGCTTTCCCTCGGGTGAACTCCTCCCCAAGACAACTGCTCAACCTAACGTCAGCCCTCCTTTCAAATTGGCTGAAGCTAAACTGTCCAAAGGGAGAAAAGACATGTGATTTTCAGAGCAATTTTTATACAGAGGAAGAGGACACAATGGAAAAAGGGAATATGGATGAAGCAGAAGCAACAAATGAGTTGCCTACAGAAGGAAAAAGTGAAAAACTATGGATCACTGTTACACCAGTCAATGGAGACAGTGGGTTATATCCATCTTCAGGCCTTGTACTTTGGACTTCTCTGAGGGTCATGATGGACATTATTTTGAGAAATGTCTAA